From Thermoflavifilum aggregans, a single genomic window includes:
- a CDS encoding NAD(P)-dependent oxidoreductase, with protein sequence MDHKTIGFIGAGHLAQPLIQHLIDAGYQVYLYNRTASKLEAFRHQAHICQAVSELCQQVQIVISLVADDNALEQLNPDIVSHLPENGIHVSMSTVSPQLIRQLHQDYQAKQRILLSAPIMGRPEAARAKAIHICMAGDASAKKRIEPILRDMGARQIFDYGESPMHANVAKLGINFLLAAAMEAMAEAYHLVESYQLDAEQFYQMITNTLFSCPAYQGYGKLILQQNFDDTQFSVRLGLKDVNLVRQAAAAQQISMPLTETVARHLQQAIEKGWAEKDWSAFTSFAREKA encoded by the coding sequence ATGGATCATAAAACGATAGGATTTATAGGCGCAGGACATCTGGCACAACCGCTCATTCAGCATCTGATAGATGCTGGTTACCAGGTATACTTGTATAACCGCACAGCATCAAAGCTGGAGGCCTTTCGCCATCAGGCACATATTTGCCAGGCGGTATCCGAGCTATGCCAACAGGTACAGATAGTCATTTCGCTGGTGGCCGATGATAATGCTCTGGAGCAACTGAACCCGGATATTGTGAGCCATTTACCGGAAAATGGCATACACGTTTCCATGAGCACGGTTTCTCCGCAGCTTATCCGGCAATTGCATCAGGATTACCAGGCAAAACAACGCATCCTGCTGTCGGCTCCCATTATGGGCAGACCCGAAGCCGCCCGCGCAAAGGCTATCCATATCTGTATGGCAGGAGATGCCTCCGCCAAAAAGCGCATAGAGCCCATACTCAGGGATATGGGTGCCAGGCAGATTTTTGACTATGGCGAAAGTCCCATGCATGCCAATGTGGCCAAATTGGGTATCAACTTCTTGCTGGCAGCCGCTATGGAAGCTATGGCTGAAGCCTATCATCTGGTGGAATCCTATCAGCTGGATGCCGAACAATTTTATCAGATGATCACCAATACCCTGTTCAGCTGCCCGGCTTATCAAGGATACGGTAAGCTGATCCTGCAACAAAACTTCGACGATACCCAGTTTTCCGTACGCCTGGGACTGAAAGATGTAAACCTGGTGCGGCAAGCCGCTGCTGCACAGCAAATCAGCATGCCGCTCACCGAAACGGTTGCCCGGCACCTGCAACAAGCCATCGAAAAAGGATGGGCTGAAAAGGACTGGAGTGCCTTTACCAGCTTTGCCCGTGAAAAAGCGTAA
- a CDS encoding beta-mannosidase: MQSKSFHRTIVFVYLLLISGFTRAVFAQSSAVEQMMLSRFQMLSAEVAGYDGASFSQPSFVARDYWFPAVVPGTVLTTLVKNHVYPDPHIGMNNMLIPDANDSFNLQYGLSKYSYLPHVANPWKKPYWYRTVFEIPKSRSRQQVQLIFKGINYRAAVWLNGRQIADSATMVGMFAEYAFDVTDLIRFGEKNALAVEIFPLDDPGMPSHPQLQALGDFYPNGGPTGDIGKNVTMLCAVGWDWIPEVHDRNIGIWQPVYLRFTGPAVIQHPQIITELPDLPDTGTARIALHLTLRNLQSRVVNGKLIATFSGEGFESKPIEITRPVQLNPGAELSVSLDPRQFRELIWKNPHLWWPNGYGKPDLYRLRLRLITHDGQVSDDTTFLFGVRSVSSKVTMVNGWPRRDFYVNGRRIAITGGAWVPDMMLQEDSLRFDRSLRLCRDAHLNLIRIWGGGVAPPDVFFEIADRYGLLVWQDFWITGDTQGEFKGSPDWPVQGDVFIRNVISTILRLRNHPSLLVWTGGNEGHARKELYDAMRQAVAELDGTRPFIPSSSGFAKLPAGWAASWPDNQPAGVYSGGPYTWQKPEHYFELADRGRDWVFKDETGIPSQPPYATLPKIIPDLVPDTALPFPLNNTWGYHDACTGNGHYEAYLQEMISRYGAPVSMEDYSNKMQLMNAEAYRAIFESVGHLLNDRGGVMLWKLNAAFPSVIWQIFDWYLEPNAGYYFIQSACAPFHLQFNPDDSTITLINRTYQPHTLQARIQWFDSTGKMIKNETTSIQAAPSSVTPLDKHFLYRPTNNGITFLHLSLMNAEGKLLDENTYWMSPTGQFNGFHTLQPSSLDIHLLHKQIKQNRLWISFRIHNGGSSLAFFIHNQLTDARTGEEILPAYWSANYFSLAPGESRIITVQYDLEAVSPTSELKWIVKGWNTDSVEMIFH; this comes from the coding sequence ATGCAATCCAAATCTTTTCATCGAACTATTGTATTTGTTTATCTGCTGTTGATCTCAGGATTTACACGGGCTGTATTTGCCCAGTCTTCTGCTGTGGAACAGATGATGCTTTCGCGTTTTCAAATGCTTTCCGCGGAAGTGGCTGGTTATGACGGAGCCTCTTTCTCACAACCTTCTTTTGTGGCGCGTGATTATTGGTTCCCGGCAGTGGTACCTGGCACAGTATTAACCACGCTGGTCAAAAACCACGTGTATCCAGATCCGCATATTGGCATGAACAACATGCTCATTCCCGATGCCAATGATTCATTTAACCTGCAATATGGACTTTCGAAATACAGTTACCTGCCGCATGTAGCCAATCCCTGGAAAAAGCCATACTGGTACCGCACTGTGTTTGAAATACCGAAATCCCGATCGCGACAGCAGGTGCAGCTGATTTTCAAAGGTATAAACTACCGCGCAGCAGTATGGCTAAATGGCCGGCAGATTGCCGATTCCGCTACGATGGTAGGCATGTTTGCTGAATATGCATTTGATGTAACGGATCTGATTCGTTTTGGTGAAAAAAATGCACTTGCGGTTGAAATCTTTCCGCTTGATGATCCGGGCATGCCATCCCATCCTCAATTGCAAGCCCTGGGCGATTTCTATCCCAACGGTGGACCTACAGGAGATATTGGGAAAAATGTTACCATGCTATGTGCTGTAGGGTGGGACTGGATTCCGGAAGTGCACGACCGCAATATAGGGATCTGGCAACCGGTTTACCTGCGTTTCACCGGACCTGCTGTCATTCAGCATCCGCAAATCATCACGGAGTTACCCGATCTTCCGGATACCGGCACAGCAAGGATTGCCTTGCATCTGACCCTCCGCAACCTGCAATCACGTGTCGTCAACGGAAAGCTGATAGCTACTTTCAGCGGAGAAGGATTTGAAAGCAAGCCGATAGAAATCACCAGGCCTGTGCAATTGAATCCTGGGGCTGAACTGTCGGTCAGCTTGGATCCCCGTCAATTCCGCGAACTGATCTGGAAAAATCCACATCTATGGTGGCCCAATGGCTATGGGAAGCCGGACCTGTACCGCCTTCGGCTACGTTTGATAACCCATGACGGACAGGTTTCTGATGATACCACATTTCTGTTTGGTGTGCGCAGCGTAAGCTCAAAAGTGACTATGGTTAATGGTTGGCCACGAAGGGATTTTTATGTAAACGGCAGGCGAATTGCTATTACCGGCGGCGCCTGGGTACCCGATATGATGCTGCAGGAAGATTCGCTGCGCTTTGATCGCTCGCTGAGGTTATGCCGTGATGCCCATCTGAACCTGATCCGCATCTGGGGTGGGGGAGTGGCTCCTCCTGATGTTTTCTTTGAAATAGCTGATCGTTACGGGCTGCTGGTTTGGCAGGACTTCTGGATTACCGGCGATACCCAGGGAGAATTCAAAGGTTCACCCGACTGGCCGGTGCAGGGCGATGTATTCATCCGGAATGTAATCAGTACGATATTACGCCTGCGCAATCATCCTAGCCTGCTGGTATGGACAGGAGGCAACGAAGGGCATGCCCGTAAAGAATTGTATGATGCCATGCGTCAGGCAGTAGCTGAACTAGATGGCACCCGGCCTTTTATTCCCAGTTCTTCCGGCTTTGCCAAGCTGCCAGCAGGCTGGGCTGCTTCCTGGCCGGATAACCAACCCGCCGGAGTATATAGCGGTGGGCCCTACACCTGGCAAAAACCAGAGCATTATTTTGAGCTGGCCGATCGGGGACGTGACTGGGTATTTAAAGATGAAACCGGTATCCCTTCCCAGCCACCCTATGCTACCCTGCCCAAAATTATTCCCGACCTGGTGCCCGATACAGCCCTGCCTTTCCCGTTGAACAATACCTGGGGCTACCATGATGCCTGCACAGGAAACGGACATTATGAAGCCTACTTGCAGGAAATGATCAGCCGTTATGGTGCACCCGTAAGCATGGAAGACTATAGCAATAAAATGCAGCTCATGAATGCCGAAGCTTACCGGGCTATCTTTGAATCAGTTGGTCATCTGCTGAACGACCGCGGAGGCGTGATGCTCTGGAAACTCAATGCAGCTTTCCCCAGCGTGATCTGGCAGATATTTGACTGGTATCTGGAGCCCAACGCCGGCTATTATTTTATTCAATCAGCCTGTGCACCCTTCCATCTCCAGTTCAATCCAGACGATAGTACCATCACCCTCATCAATCGCACCTATCAACCCCATACCCTTCAGGCCCGCATACAATGGTTTGATAGCACCGGTAAAATGATAAAAAATGAAACCACAAGCATACAAGCTGCTCCATCGTCCGTTACACCTTTAGACAAGCATTTTCTGTATCGGCCAACAAACAACGGTATAACATTCCTGCATCTTTCTCTTATGAATGCGGAAGGGAAACTGCTGGATGAAAATACATACTGGATGAGCCCCACAGGACAATTCAACGGATTTCATACACTCCAACCTTCAAGCCTGGATATCCATTTGCTCCACAAACAAATCAAACAAAACCGGTTATGGATAAGTTTCCGGATTCATAATGGTGGCTCTTCCCTGGCTTTTTTCATTCACAACCAACTCACAGATGCACGAACCGGAGAAGAAATTTTGCCCGCCTACTGGTCAGCTAATTATTTTTCCCTCGCACCGGGTGAAAGCCGCATCATTACCGTGCAATATGATTTGGAGGCTGTATCACCAACATCTGAATTGAAATGGATTGTAAAAGGATGGAATACGGATTCGGTTGAAATGATATTTCACTAA
- the rimO gene encoding 30S ribosomal protein S12 methylthiotransferase RimO, producing MKTKTFRPNKVNIITLGCAKNLVDSEVLSAQLRANDIAVSHESRRSDHEVVIINTCGFIEKAKAESIQTILEQVERKKKGKVERVIVTGCLSARYQQELAGEIPEVDAWFGTEPYREVLQLLQADYKQELIGERLLSTPKHYAYLKISEGCNRTCAFCAIPLMRGKHVSRPMEEIVLEARKLAEKGVKELILIAQELTYYGLDLYKKRTLAALLDKLAEVPGIEWIRLHYAYPAHFPMDVLDVMQRQSKICKYLDIPLQHISDPILQAMHRQTDRHYIEQLIHSIREKVPDICLRTTFIVGFPGETHRDVEELIAFMEQVRFDRVGVFTYSHEENTRAFVLRDEIPQEEKERRAELLMDCQREISYEKNLTRVGQVMKVMVDRWEAGRYVGRTEFDSPEVDNEVIIHTDKKLRPGDLVQVHIDRAYDYDLEGELVS from the coding sequence TTGAAAACAAAAACTTTCCGGCCGAACAAGGTAAACATCATCACCCTGGGATGTGCCAAAAACCTGGTGGACAGCGAAGTGCTGAGCGCACAGCTGCGTGCCAACGATATTGCCGTGTCGCACGAAAGCCGCAGATCCGACCATGAAGTGGTGATCATCAATACCTGTGGCTTCATCGAAAAAGCCAAAGCCGAATCCATCCAAACCATTCTGGAACAGGTAGAGCGAAAGAAAAAAGGCAAGGTAGAACGGGTGATCGTAACCGGATGCCTGAGTGCACGCTACCAGCAGGAATTGGCCGGTGAGATCCCGGAAGTAGACGCGTGGTTTGGTACAGAGCCTTACCGGGAGGTGCTGCAGCTGCTGCAGGCCGATTACAAGCAGGAGCTCATTGGAGAACGTCTGCTAAGCACGCCCAAACATTATGCTTATCTGAAAATCAGTGAAGGATGTAATCGCACCTGTGCTTTTTGTGCCATACCCCTGATGCGGGGTAAGCACGTGTCACGCCCGATGGAGGAAATCGTGCTGGAAGCCCGTAAACTGGCTGAAAAAGGAGTAAAAGAACTCATTCTGATTGCTCAGGAGCTGACCTATTATGGGCTGGATCTTTACAAAAAACGCACGCTGGCAGCCTTGCTCGATAAGCTTGCCGAGGTGCCCGGCATTGAATGGATCCGCCTGCATTACGCCTATCCGGCACATTTCCCCATGGATGTGCTGGATGTTATGCAACGCCAAAGCAAAATCTGCAAATACTTGGATATTCCCTTGCAGCATATCAGCGATCCTATCCTCCAGGCCATGCACCGGCAAACAGACCGCCATTATATTGAACAACTGATTCATTCCATCCGGGAAAAAGTTCCGGATATCTGCCTGCGCACCACATTCATTGTAGGTTTCCCGGGCGAAACCCATCGGGATGTGGAAGAACTGATAGCCTTTATGGAACAGGTACGTTTTGATCGCGTGGGTGTATTCACATATTCACATGAAGAAAATACGCGTGCTTTTGTCCTTCGGGATGAAATTCCACAGGAAGAAAAGGAACGGCGGGCTGAGCTGCTGATGGATTGCCAGCGGGAAATTTCCTACGAAAAAAATCTGACCCGCGTCGGCCAGGTGATGAAGGTTATGGTCGATCGCTGGGAAGCAGGGCGCTATGTGGGCCGAACGGAATTTGATTCTCCCGAAGTGGATAACGAAGTGATCATTCATACCGATAAAAAACTGCGCCCGGGCGATCTGGTGCAGGTACACATTGACCGAGCGTATGACTACGATCTCGAAGGCGAGCTTGTCTCTTAA
- a CDS encoding DUF3307 domain-containing protein gives MLFIRLLIAHWIGDFFLQPSRWVKARDEHGWKAPQLYLHLCIHILLAWLLSYRLDFWSWAIGLGAVHGLIDIGKYFAKRSLHMPDGGLFLADQLLHILSLWIAARWYMHQPWFESRWMTPSLFVWIAAMLFLTLPCSMLIRVWIARWTPQVRDKASLLHVGQWIGMLERILILWFVVLGQWQGVGFLFAAKSIFRFGDLKDAHDRQLTEYVMVGTLLSFTLAIAIGLLAAHALQNINGSI, from the coding sequence ATGTTATTTATCCGGCTTTTAATTGCACATTGGATAGGAGATTTCTTTTTGCAGCCTTCGCGTTGGGTAAAGGCCAGGGATGAGCATGGCTGGAAGGCTCCGCAACTGTATCTACATTTGTGCATACATATCTTGCTAGCCTGGCTGCTGAGCTACAGGCTGGATTTCTGGTCGTGGGCCATAGGCCTGGGAGCGGTGCATGGGCTCATTGACATAGGAAAATATTTCGCCAAACGCAGCCTGCATATGCCAGATGGAGGATTGTTTTTGGCCGACCAGTTGCTGCACATCCTCAGCCTGTGGATAGCTGCCCGCTGGTATATGCATCAGCCCTGGTTTGAATCCAGATGGATGACCCCATCCCTGTTCGTCTGGATAGCAGCCATGCTGTTTCTTACCCTGCCTTGCTCCATGCTGATACGCGTGTGGATTGCCCGCTGGACGCCTCAGGTGCGCGACAAAGCCTCCCTGCTGCATGTCGGACAGTGGATTGGTATGCTGGAAAGGATCCTGATCTTGTGGTTTGTGGTATTGGGTCAATGGCAGGGCGTGGGATTTTTGTTTGCAGCCAAATCCATATTCCGGTTTGGAGATTTGAAAGATGCGCACGACCGGCAGCTTACAGAATATGTGATGGTGGGAACCCTGCTGAGTTTCACGCTGGCTATTGCTATCGGTTTGCTGGCTGCGCATGCATTGCAGAATATCAACGGAAGCATCTAA
- the bshC gene encoding bacillithiol biosynthesis cysteine-adding enzyme BshC: MDCQIQHVPYDATGYFSSIVLDYLHEQPNLQPFYQYSPRKSDFLHIIRQRKQFPFYRDLLADELFAQYADIPLHEKVKENIASLRDERTFTVCTAHQPNLFTGYLYVIYKIIHTIRLAETLNERYPDHHFVPVYFMGSEDNDLEELSTLYLEGRYLRWQTDQKGAVGRMKPEGLDQMMDEIARLLPPTPYAQELMQLFREAYLQHNNIQTATLYLCNALFGEYGLVIFIPDRPAFKKAMIPVFEEELLRQTTFQILQQTIRSLSQHHTVQARPREINLFYLDEQVRERIIKNGSAWKVLNTQISWDEAALKKWIHEHPEQISPNVMLRGLMQEKLLPNIAFIGGGGELAYWLELKDLFAHFDVHYPLLMLRSSWLWIPEKTYRLMQRLHIGCADVFQHPDTLIRKYVMQEAGTQISLQSYHSQVNEIFQQIIQQAGAIDSTLIASAKAAQVRTQHLLENLELKMLRAQKRKMQIQTAQIQRIHQQLFPDNHLQERIENFSSYYAWYGRDWITALHKHLDPLRQAFTVAVYN, from the coding sequence ATGGACTGTCAGATTCAGCATGTTCCTTACGACGCAACCGGATACTTTTCATCCATTGTACTCGACTATTTGCACGAGCAACCCAATCTTCAACCCTTTTACCAATACAGTCCCCGCAAATCCGATTTTCTTCATATCATCCGGCAACGCAAGCAATTTCCTTTTTACCGGGATCTGCTTGCTGATGAATTGTTTGCCCAATATGCTGATATACCGCTGCACGAAAAGGTAAAGGAAAACATCGCCTCGCTGCGTGATGAGCGGACCTTTACCGTATGCACAGCCCATCAGCCCAATTTATTCACCGGATACCTCTATGTGATCTACAAAATCATTCATACCATCAGGCTGGCAGAAACATTGAATGAACGCTATCCGGATCACCATTTCGTGCCGGTGTATTTTATGGGCAGTGAAGACAATGACCTGGAAGAATTGAGCACCCTGTATTTGGAAGGACGATATCTGCGTTGGCAAACCGACCAGAAGGGGGCAGTAGGGCGAATGAAACCCGAGGGCTTAGATCAGATGATGGATGAAATAGCCCGGCTGTTGCCGCCCACACCTTATGCTCAGGAATTGATGCAGCTGTTTCGGGAAGCTTATCTGCAACACAACAATATCCAGACAGCAACTTTATATCTATGCAATGCCTTGTTTGGTGAATATGGTTTGGTGATTTTCATACCGGATCGGCCAGCTTTCAAAAAGGCTATGATACCGGTTTTTGAAGAAGAATTGCTGCGACAAACTACCTTTCAAATCTTGCAGCAAACCATTCGCTCATTATCGCAGCACCATACCGTGCAGGCACGTCCTCGTGAAATAAATCTGTTTTATCTTGATGAACAAGTACGCGAACGGATCATAAAAAACGGTTCTGCATGGAAAGTATTAAACACCCAAATAAGCTGGGATGAAGCAGCATTAAAGAAATGGATACACGAGCACCCGGAACAAATCAGTCCGAATGTGATGCTACGTGGCCTGATGCAGGAAAAGCTATTGCCCAATATTGCATTTATCGGTGGAGGAGGCGAGCTGGCTTACTGGCTGGAACTGAAAGATTTGTTTGCACATTTTGATGTGCACTATCCGCTGCTGATGTTGCGTTCTTCATGGTTATGGATCCCGGAAAAAACTTATCGGCTCATGCAGCGCCTGCATATCGGTTGTGCAGATGTGTTTCAGCATCCTGATACCTTGATCCGGAAATATGTGATGCAGGAAGCAGGCACACAAATCAGCCTGCAATCTTATCATTCACAGGTGAATGAAATTTTTCAGCAAATCATCCAACAAGCAGGTGCTATTGACAGCACGCTGATAGCTTCGGCAAAGGCTGCCCAGGTGCGTACACAGCATTTGCTGGAAAATTTGGAACTGAAAATGCTGCGCGCACAAAAAAGAAAAATGCAAATCCAGACAGCACAAATCCAGCGTATCCACCAGCAATTGTTTCCCGATAATCATCTCCAAGAAAGAATTGAAAATTTTTCATCCTATTATGCCTGGTATGGCCGTGATTGGATAACTGCTTTGCACAAGCACCTTGACCCATTGCGCCAGGCTTTTACGGTAGCTGTTTACAACTAA